The Cupriavidus nantongensis genome has a segment encoding these proteins:
- a CDS encoding hydrolase, with protein sequence MSSPANFNGKRPAIDPDDTAMLLIDHQSGLFQTVGDMPMPELRLRAAALAKMATLSKLPVITTASVPQGPNGPLIPEIHENAPHAKYVARKGEINAWDNPDFVAAVEATGKKSLIIAGTITSVCMAFPSISAVADGYRVFAVVDASGTYSKMAQEITLARVVQAGVVPMDTAAVASELQRTWHRDDAQQWAEIYTKIFPAYQLLIESYMKAQAVQKDGEVLDSAR encoded by the coding sequence ATGAGCAGCCCTGCGAACTTCAACGGCAAGCGACCGGCCATCGATCCCGACGATACGGCCATGCTGCTGATCGACCACCAGAGCGGCCTGTTCCAGACCGTGGGCGACATGCCGATGCCGGAACTGCGCCTGCGCGCCGCGGCGCTGGCCAAGATGGCGACGTTGTCCAAGCTGCCGGTCATCACCACGGCGTCGGTGCCGCAAGGCCCGAATGGTCCGCTGATCCCGGAGATCCACGAGAACGCGCCGCATGCCAAATATGTGGCGCGCAAGGGCGAGATCAACGCGTGGGACAACCCCGACTTCGTCGCCGCGGTGGAAGCCACCGGCAAGAAGAGCCTGATCATCGCCGGCACCATTACCAGCGTGTGCATGGCGTTCCCGTCGATCAGCGCGGTGGCCGACGGCTACCGGGTCTTTGCCGTGGTCGATGCCTCTGGCACGTACTCGAAGATGGCGCAGGAGATCACGCTGGCGCGCGTGGTGCAGGCCGGTGTGGTGCCGATGGATACGGCCGCCGTCGCATCCGAGCTGCAACGCACCTGGCATCGCGACGACGCGCAGCAATGGGCCGAGATCTACACCAAGATCTTCCCGGCGTACCAGCTGCTGATCGAAAGCTACATGAAGGCACAGGCGGTGCAGAAGGACGGCGAAGTCCTGGACTCGGCGCGCTGA
- the mdeB gene encoding alpha-ketoglutarate dehydrogenase — protein MTNLASPHSRLLALAARQHDDDPQETQEWLEALEAVVAQCGQQRARYLLGRLLDVAPGLGVSTPAQGNTPYVNTIPVERQLPYPGDAAMEERITAIVRWNALAMVVRANKAYGELGGHISSYASAADIFEVGFNHFFRGADAGNGGDLVYFQPHSAPGVYARAYLEGRLSEAQLDNFRRESDGKGLCSYPHPWLMPDFWQFPTGSMGLGPIQAVYQARFMRYLEHRGLQATSGRHVWGVFGDGEMDEPESIAAIPLAAREKLDNLTFVINCNLQRLDGPVRGNGQIVQELEALFRGAGWNVIKVLWGSAWDPIFARDHSGALLRAFAATMDGQFQTYKAKDGHYGRSHFFGQNEELKALVAHMTPEEVAALNRGGHDLRKLYAAFAAARDHKGQPTVILAKTVKGYGMGDAGQAQNTTHQQKKLDLDALKAFRSRFGLDLSDADLEAMRFYRPADDSLELRYLQARRAALGGYLPARRCRADAVPVPPLAQYGQFAVNAGQKEMSTTMAMVRMLTALLKDKTLGPRVVPIVADEARTFGMASLFRQVGIYSSQGQLYEPEDAGSMLYYREDVSGQILEEGITEAGAMSSWIAAGTAYSTHGTAMLPLYIYYSMFGFQRIGDLVWAAGDQRARGFLVGATAGRTTLSGEGLQHQDGTSHVIAATIPNCRAYDPAYAYELAVIVDAGMRAMMERQEDVFYYLTVMNENYAQPSMPAGVEHDIVRGMYRLAQTEGGGRGKVRLLGSGAILREVEAAARMLAEDWQVDSDVFSVTSFSELEREAREVARQRLHQPHADIAPSHVEQLLAGNAPVVAATDYVRAYPQLIAPYVQAPYTVLGTDGYGRSDNRPSLRRFFEVDRAYVCVAALRALASQGTVPVELVAQALARYGIDAGKPAPSMQ, from the coding sequence ATGACCAACCTCGCCTCCCCTCATTCCCGCCTGCTCGCGCTGGCCGCGCGGCAGCACGATGACGATCCCCAGGAAACGCAGGAATGGCTGGAGGCGCTGGAAGCCGTGGTGGCGCAATGCGGGCAGCAACGCGCGCGCTACCTGCTGGGGCGGCTGCTCGATGTCGCGCCCGGGCTCGGGGTATCGACGCCCGCGCAGGGCAATACGCCATACGTCAACACCATCCCGGTCGAGCGGCAGCTGCCTTATCCCGGCGATGCCGCCATGGAGGAGCGCATCACCGCCATCGTGCGCTGGAATGCGCTGGCCATGGTGGTGCGCGCCAACAAGGCCTATGGCGAGCTGGGCGGCCATATTTCCAGCTATGCCTCGGCCGCCGATATCTTCGAAGTCGGCTTCAATCATTTCTTCCGCGGCGCCGACGCCGGCAACGGTGGCGACCTGGTCTATTTCCAGCCGCACTCGGCGCCCGGGGTGTACGCGCGCGCCTACCTGGAAGGGCGCCTGTCCGAGGCGCAACTGGACAATTTCCGTCGCGAGTCCGATGGCAAGGGGCTGTGCTCGTATCCGCATCCGTGGCTGATGCCTGACTTCTGGCAGTTCCCGACCGGCTCGATGGGCTTGGGGCCGATCCAGGCGGTGTACCAGGCGCGCTTCATGCGCTACCTGGAGCATCGCGGGCTGCAGGCGACTTCGGGCCGCCACGTCTGGGGCGTGTTCGGCGACGGCGAAATGGACGAGCCCGAATCGATCGCCGCGATTCCGCTGGCCGCGCGCGAGAAGCTCGACAACCTCACCTTCGTCATCAACTGCAACCTCCAGCGCCTGGACGGCCCGGTGCGCGGCAACGGCCAGATCGTGCAGGAACTGGAGGCGCTGTTCCGCGGCGCCGGCTGGAACGTGATCAAGGTGCTGTGGGGCAGCGCATGGGATCCGATCTTCGCGCGCGACCACAGCGGTGCGCTGCTGCGCGCCTTCGCCGCCACCATGGACGGCCAGTTCCAGACCTACAAGGCCAAGGACGGGCACTACGGGCGCAGCCACTTCTTTGGCCAGAACGAAGAACTGAAGGCGCTGGTTGCGCACATGACCCCGGAGGAAGTGGCCGCGCTCAATCGCGGCGGCCATGACCTGCGCAAGCTGTATGCGGCCTTTGCCGCGGCGCGCGACCACAAGGGCCAGCCCACCGTGATCCTGGCCAAGACCGTCAAGGGCTATGGCATGGGCGATGCGGGGCAGGCGCAGAACACCACGCACCAGCAGAAGAAGCTCGACCTCGATGCACTGAAGGCATTCCGCAGCCGCTTCGGGCTGGACCTGTCCGATGCCGACCTCGAAGCGATGCGCTTCTATCGGCCGGCCGACGACAGTCTGGAGCTGCGTTACCTGCAGGCACGCCGCGCCGCGCTGGGCGGCTACCTGCCCGCGCGCCGCTGCCGCGCCGACGCCGTGCCGGTGCCGCCGCTGGCGCAGTACGGGCAGTTCGCCGTCAACGCCGGCCAGAAGGAAATGTCGACCACCATGGCGATGGTGCGCATGCTGACCGCGCTGCTCAAGGACAAGACGCTGGGCCCGCGCGTGGTGCCGATCGTCGCCGACGAGGCGCGCACCTTCGGCATGGCCAGCCTGTTCCGCCAGGTCGGCATCTATTCGTCGCAGGGCCAGCTGTACGAGCCCGAAGACGCCGGCTCGATGCTGTACTACCGCGAGGACGTCAGTGGCCAGATCCTGGAGGAGGGCATCACCGAAGCCGGCGCGATGTCGTCGTGGATCGCCGCCGGCACCGCGTACAGCACCCATGGCACCGCCATGCTGCCGCTCTACATCTATTACTCGATGTTCGGCTTCCAGCGCATCGGCGACCTGGTCTGGGCCGCCGGCGACCAGCGCGCGCGCGGCTTCCTGGTCGGCGCCACCGCGGGGCGCACCACGCTCTCCGGCGAAGGCCTGCAGCACCAGGACGGCACCAGCCATGTCATCGCCGCGACCATTCCCAACTGCCGCGCCTATGATCCGGCCTACGCCTACGAGCTGGCGGTGATCGTCGACGCCGGCATGCGCGCGATGATGGAGCGGCAGGAAGACGTCTTCTACTACCTGACCGTGATGAACGAGAACTACGCGCAGCCGTCGATGCCGGCCGGCGTGGAGCACGACATCGTGCGCGGCATGTACCGGCTCGCGCAAACCGAGGGGGGCGGGCGCGGCAAGGTGCGGCTGCTGGGCAGCGGCGCGATCCTGCGCGAGGTCGAAGCCGCGGCGCGCATGCTGGCCGAGGACTGGCAGGTCGACAGCGACGTGTTCAGCGTGACCAGCTTTTCCGAACTCGAGCGCGAAGCGCGCGAGGTGGCGCGGCAACGCCTGCACCAGCCCCACGCCGACATCGCGCCCAGCCATGTGGAGCAATTGCTGGCCGGCAATGCCCCGGTGGTGGCCGCCACCGACTACGTGCGCGCCTATCCGCAACTGATTGCCCCTTATGTGCAGGCGCCGTACACCGTGCTGGGCACCGACGGCTATGGCCGCAGCGACAACCGGCCGTCGCTGCGCCGCTTCTTCGAGGTGGATCGCGCCTATGTGTGCGTGGCGGCGCTGCGGGCGCTGGCGTCGCAGGGCACGGTGCCCGTCGAACTGGTGGCACAGGCGCTGGCACGCTACGGCATCGACGCCGGCAAGCCGGCGCCGTCGATGCAGTGA
- a CDS encoding GntR family transcriptional regulator, whose product MTNPSAPPRNTLEYVVDTLRQAILSGRLVPGQRLVEADLTRELGVSRGPVRESFRRLSAEGLVESIPNQTTMVRRYTHAEMKELFEIRAELEALAARRTAGRMDEACVRERFLNATRPIWEDHHGISPAAYFEENRRFHQAIADECGNAQLTDFIGRLQLPMIMFQLGNAIHGEALQESVNEHRLIAQAIVSGDADKSAQLMREHLRRASDFIDRLPADSFRR is encoded by the coding sequence ATGACCAATCCCTCCGCACCGCCACGCAACACGCTCGAATATGTGGTCGATACGCTCCGGCAGGCCATCCTCAGCGGACGCCTGGTGCCGGGCCAGCGCCTGGTCGAGGCCGACCTGACGCGCGAGCTCGGCGTCAGCCGCGGTCCGGTGCGCGAATCGTTCCGCCGGCTGTCGGCAGAAGGGCTGGTCGAGAGCATCCCGAACCAGACCACCATGGTCAGGCGCTACACGCACGCCGAGATGAAAGAGCTGTTCGAGATACGTGCCGAACTCGAAGCGCTGGCGGCGCGGCGCACGGCCGGGCGCATGGACGAAGCCTGCGTGCGCGAGCGCTTCCTGAACGCGACCCGGCCGATCTGGGAAGACCACCATGGCATCAGCCCGGCGGCCTACTTCGAAGAGAACCGCCGCTTCCACCAGGCCATCGCCGACGAGTGCGGCAATGCGCAGCTGACGGATTTCATCGGCCGCCTGCAATTGCCGATGATCATGTTCCAGCTTGGCAATGCCATCCACGGCGAAGCCTTGCAGGAGTCGGTCAACGAGCACCGCCTGATCGCGCAGGCCATCGTCAGCGGCGATGCCGACAAGTCGGCACAGCTGATGCGCGAACACCTCAGGCGCGCCAGCGACTTCATCGACCGCCTGCCGGCGGATTCCTTCAGGCGGTAA
- a CDS encoding MFS transporter, with amino-acid sequence MTASIQQSPIEAVLPDLEKSAYDKVFWRTVPLFFVCYVVSYLDRVNIGFAKLQMLGDLDLTDNVYALAASMLFWGYVLFEMPSNLILHRVGARRWISRIMISWGIVSISMMYIGPLATLFHTTPANVFYVLRFLLGVCEAGFFPGVVLYLNQWFPSHKQNRVLAGFMFALPLSLCIGGPVSGWILQNMQDTLGHRGWQWMLLIEGLPAVILGIVVLTCLTDSVDKARWLSAEEKALIQRNLATENAHKAHNFGAALKSPVIWLLCAILLTMNTGFYGLSFWLPSIIQATGLDNVYHVGLLSALPYVVAGAFIVANAMHSHRTGERRLHAAIPAGCAGIGLILSAAFASQLGLSLLLISVAAAGILGVAPLFWIFSGRALTGAAAAAGLAMINSVGSLAGITGAMITNVAKNVTGSVNSGTYVLGACLLLCCALILLLPRAIVSADAPRR; translated from the coding sequence ATGACCGCAAGCATCCAGCAAAGCCCGATCGAGGCGGTGTTGCCCGATCTCGAGAAGTCCGCCTACGACAAGGTGTTCTGGCGCACCGTGCCGCTGTTCTTCGTCTGCTACGTGGTCTCTTACCTGGACCGCGTCAATATCGGCTTCGCCAAGCTGCAGATGCTCGGCGACCTCGACCTGACCGACAACGTCTATGCGCTGGCGGCCAGCATGCTGTTCTGGGGCTACGTGCTGTTCGAGATGCCGAGCAACCTGATCCTGCACCGCGTCGGCGCGCGCCGCTGGATCTCGCGGATCATGATCAGCTGGGGCATCGTCTCGATCTCGATGATGTATATCGGGCCGCTGGCCACGCTGTTCCACACCACGCCGGCGAACGTGTTCTATGTGCTGCGCTTCTTGCTGGGCGTATGCGAAGCGGGCTTCTTCCCCGGCGTCGTGCTGTACCTGAACCAGTGGTTCCCGTCGCACAAGCAGAACCGCGTGCTGGCCGGCTTTATGTTCGCGCTGCCGTTGAGCCTTTGCATCGGCGGGCCGGTATCAGGCTGGATCCTGCAGAACATGCAGGACACGCTGGGCCATCGCGGCTGGCAATGGATGCTGCTGATCGAGGGCCTGCCCGCAGTGATCCTGGGCATCGTGGTGCTGACCTGCCTGACCGATTCGGTCGACAAGGCGCGCTGGCTGAGCGCCGAGGAAAAGGCGCTGATCCAGCGCAACCTGGCCACCGAGAACGCGCACAAGGCCCATAACTTCGGCGCGGCGCTGAAAAGCCCGGTGATCTGGCTGCTGTGCGCGATCCTGCTGACCATGAACACCGGCTTCTACGGCCTCTCGTTCTGGCTGCCGTCGATCATCCAGGCGACCGGCCTCGACAACGTCTACCACGTCGGCCTGCTGTCCGCGCTGCCATACGTGGTAGCGGGCGCATTCATCGTCGCCAATGCCATGCACTCGCACCGCACCGGCGAACGCCGCCTGCATGCCGCCATTCCGGCGGGGTGCGCCGGCATCGGCCTGATCCTGAGCGCTGCCTTTGCCAGCCAGCTGGGGCTGTCGCTGCTGCTGATCTCGGTCGCCGCAGCGGGCATCCTGGGCGTGGCGCCGCTGTTCTGGATCTTCTCGGGGCGAGCGCTCACCGGCGCGGCGGCCGCGGCTGGGCTGGCCATGATCAACTCGGTCGGCAGCCTGGCCGGCATCACCGGCGCCATGATCACCAATGTCGCCAAGAACGTCACGGGCAGTGTCAACAGCGGCACCTACGTGCTCGGTGCCTGCCTGCTGTTGTGCTGCGCGCTGATCCTGCTGCTGCCGCGCGCCATCGTCTCGGCCGACGCGCCGCGGCGCTGA
- a CDS encoding citryl-CoA lyase, translating to MGTQALRSDMGWSTADRITVRGLDLCQDVLGQLALGDFAFLEVTGRKPDAAESTVFNAILAVLVEHGMTPSAMVARLTYLGAPESMQAAIAAGLCGMGTTFAGTAEGAARLLQEALPLGTAREYDVAGTAARIVQQHRQQRLPVPGIGHPVHKPVDPRAVRLFAIAEENGLAGPYVALMQAISQEAERAFGKPGQLPVNATGAIGAIASELGLSWKLCRGLAVVSRAVGLLGHLAEEIEHPIANTLWVRTEEEASSHLVPKEPQ from the coding sequence ATGGGAACACAAGCCTTGCGATCGGACATGGGCTGGAGCACGGCCGACCGCATCACGGTGCGCGGACTGGACTTGTGCCAGGACGTTCTGGGCCAGCTCGCGCTGGGTGACTTCGCCTTTCTCGAGGTCACCGGCAGGAAGCCGGACGCCGCCGAGTCGACGGTATTCAACGCCATCCTGGCAGTGCTGGTGGAGCACGGCATGACGCCTTCGGCGATGGTGGCACGGCTGACCTACCTGGGCGCACCGGAATCGATGCAGGCCGCGATCGCCGCCGGCCTGTGCGGCATGGGCACCACCTTCGCCGGCACGGCCGAAGGCGCGGCGCGCCTGCTGCAGGAGGCGCTGCCCCTGGGCACGGCCCGCGAATACGACGTGGCCGGGACCGCCGCGCGCATCGTGCAGCAGCATCGCCAGCAACGGCTGCCGGTGCCCGGCATCGGCCACCCCGTGCACAAGCCGGTCGACCCGCGGGCCGTCCGGCTGTTCGCCATCGCCGAGGAAAACGGCCTGGCCGGACCCTATGTCGCGCTGATGCAGGCGATCTCGCAAGAGGCCGAGCGCGCCTTCGGCAAGCCCGGCCAGCTGCCCGTGAACGCGACCGGTGCCATCGGCGCCATCGCCTCCGAACTCGGCCTGTCGTGGAAGCTGTGCCGCGGACTGGCGGTGGTAAGCCGCGCAGTCGGCCTGCTCGGCCACCTGGCCGAGGAAATCGAACACCCCATCGCCAATACGCTATGGGTGCGCACCGAAGAAGAAGCATCGTCGCACCTCGTGCCGAAGGAGCCGCAATGA
- a CDS encoding CaiB/BaiF CoA transferase family protein, protein MKILQNIRVIEIGRFITAPLAAQLLGELGAEVIKIESPRVVDPFRTFDGGMYAGHFQSHNRNKRSLALDFATPDGREVLQQLLRDADVLLLNMRPGSDTKLGLDAEHLHQVNPRLVHCSITGFGADGPYADRPAFDNVGQALSGWMSMFHRGTDARVPGPPVSDTISGVYACIGILGALVERATTGRGRKVEVSMLEAMIALATEPLGQLSAYGSAPEFFSRASKSQSYLVTCRCGRRIGIHLSSPEKFWQSLLDAIERPDLAQAYPDRMSRVQGYDAIAAELGAVFATADRDTWMARLQQHDVPAAPELRLDELEDDAQVRHLGIFYQMEHPEYGAVRAANRAIRYDGDNGSGFRVPPAFGEHSVELLREAGFDAARIEQLLASRTVVDYHRQPAGTTPG, encoded by the coding sequence ATGAAAATCCTGCAGAACATCCGCGTTATCGAGATCGGCCGCTTCATCACCGCGCCGCTGGCCGCGCAATTGCTGGGCGAGCTCGGCGCCGAGGTCATCAAGATCGAATCGCCCCGGGTGGTCGACCCGTTCCGCACCTTCGACGGCGGCATGTATGCCGGGCATTTCCAATCCCATAACCGCAACAAGCGCTCGCTGGCGCTCGACTTCGCCACGCCCGATGGCCGCGAAGTGCTGCAGCAACTGCTGCGCGACGCCGATGTCCTGCTGCTGAACATGCGGCCCGGCAGCGACACCAAGCTGGGGCTGGACGCGGAACACCTGCACCAGGTCAATCCGCGGCTGGTGCATTGCTCGATCACGGGCTTTGGCGCCGACGGCCCCTACGCGGATCGCCCCGCGTTCGACAACGTCGGGCAGGCGCTGTCCGGCTGGATGTCGATGTTCCATCGCGGCACCGATGCGCGCGTGCCCGGGCCGCCGGTGTCCGACACCATTTCCGGCGTCTACGCCTGCATCGGCATCCTCGGAGCGCTGGTGGAGCGCGCCACCACCGGGCGCGGCCGCAAGGTAGAGGTGTCCATGCTCGAAGCGATGATCGCGCTGGCGACCGAGCCGCTGGGGCAGTTGTCTGCCTATGGCAGCGCGCCGGAGTTCTTCAGCCGCGCGTCGAAATCGCAGTCGTACCTGGTCACGTGCCGGTGCGGGCGCCGCATCGGGATTCACCTGTCGTCGCCGGAGAAGTTCTGGCAAAGCCTGCTCGACGCGATCGAGCGCCCGGACCTGGCGCAGGCCTATCCCGACCGCATGAGCCGCGTGCAGGGCTATGACGCCATTGCCGCCGAACTCGGCGCCGTGTTCGCCACCGCCGATCGCGACACCTGGATGGCGCGGCTGCAGCAGCATGATGTGCCGGCGGCGCCGGAGCTGCGCCTCGACGAACTCGAAGACGATGCGCAGGTGCGCCACCTCGGCATCTTCTATCAGATGGAGCATCCCGAGTATGGCGCGGTGCGTGCGGCCAACCGCGCCATCCGCTACGATGGCGACAACGGCAGCGGCTTCCGCGTGCCGCCCGCATTCGGCGAGCACTCGGTCGAACTGCTGCGCGAGGCCGGCTTCGACGCGGCACGTATCGAGCAGCTGCTCGCTTCGCGCACCGTCGTCGACTATCACCGGCAGCCCGCCGGCACTACGCCCGGCTGA
- a CDS encoding Lrp/AsnC family transcriptional regulator, with translation MIELDKIDLRILSELQRDASLTNVELAARVNLSPSPCLARVRALKQSGLISKHVTLLDPRKLGLNVNVFIQVSLEKQTRAGLESFERAVLALPQVMECYLMSGDSDYLIRVLVSEVQALEHFIVDKLTRLAGVASIRSSFALKQVKYQTALPLPEPVQKKQGR, from the coding sequence ATGATCGAACTCGACAAAATCGACCTCAGGATACTGTCCGAGCTTCAGCGCGACGCCAGCCTCACCAACGTGGAGCTGGCCGCGCGCGTCAACCTGTCGCCATCGCCTTGCCTGGCGCGCGTGCGCGCGCTGAAGCAGTCAGGGCTGATCAGCAAGCATGTCACGCTGCTGGATCCGCGCAAGCTTGGCCTCAACGTCAACGTGTTTATCCAGGTCAGCCTGGAGAAGCAGACGCGCGCCGGGCTGGAATCGTTCGAGCGCGCCGTGCTGGCGCTGCCGCAGGTGATGGAGTGCTACCTGATGAGCGGGGATTCCGATTACCTGATCCGGGTGCTGGTGTCCGAAGTACAGGCGCTCGAGCACTTTATCGTCGACAAGCTGACGCGGCTGGCCGGCGTGGCCAGCATCCGCTCCAGTTTTGCGCTCAAGCAGGTGAAGTACCAGACCGCGCTGCCGCTGCCCGAGCCGGTGCAGAAGAAGCAGGGACGCTAG
- a CDS encoding helix-turn-helix domain-containing protein, protein MAERYPAQILQGEFGRATINTTEQPIVEHAHREFNVIIKLSGADTTLQSGEASLSVDDDSVVLLNPWVVHAKHPSDNGPATILSLFLNPCWLASEFPHTAPHLDHLFPAPRVARVDELRETVKLLVAAISMRSLASPGLCEDRLKAVVDTVVRHYAKLDAAGAALRHARPSDRRIRKAIAYIHEHAAENPKVGDITRSAGISRSHFFAQFSRCTGVSPRHYIDSLRLGIATRWLATTDRPLTDLADELGFGTHSNFTRFFTRHMALSPSEFRRRATDVALLERQ, encoded by the coding sequence ATGGCAGAGCGGTACCCGGCGCAGATTCTTCAGGGCGAGTTCGGGCGTGCCACGATCAACACCACCGAGCAGCCCATTGTCGAGCACGCCCATCGCGAGTTCAACGTCATCATCAAGCTCAGCGGCGCGGATACCACCTTGCAGTCGGGCGAGGCTTCGCTGTCGGTCGACGACGACTCGGTGGTCCTGCTCAATCCGTGGGTGGTGCACGCCAAGCATCCCAGCGACAACGGTCCCGCCACGATCCTGTCGCTGTTCCTGAACCCCTGCTGGCTCGCGAGCGAATTCCCGCACACCGCGCCGCACCTCGATCACCTGTTTCCCGCGCCGCGGGTCGCGCGGGTCGACGAGTTGCGCGAAACCGTAAAGCTGCTGGTGGCCGCGATCTCGATGCGCTCGCTGGCATCGCCCGGGCTGTGCGAGGATCGCCTGAAGGCGGTGGTGGACACGGTGGTGCGGCACTATGCGAAGCTCGATGCCGCGGGCGCGGCGCTGCGCCATGCGCGGCCGAGCGACCGCCGCATCCGCAAGGCCATTGCCTATATCCACGAACACGCTGCCGAGAATCCGAAGGTCGGCGACATTACGCGCTCGGCCGGCATCTCGCGCTCGCATTTCTTTGCGCAGTTCAGCCGCTGTACCGGGGTTTCGCCGCGGCACTACATCGACAGCCTGCGCCTGGGCATCGCCACGCGCTGGCTTGCCACCACCGACCGGCCGCTGACCGACCTGGCCGACGAACTCGGCTTCGGCACCCACAGCAACTTCACGCGCTTCTTCACCCGGCACATGGCGCTGTCGCCGAGCGAATTCCGCCGGCGCGCGACCGATGTCGCGCTGCTGGAGCGGCAGTGA
- a CDS encoding glutathione S-transferase family protein, with protein sequence MLIVWGHRGSPNVQKVLWACEELGLHYVLKETGGAAGGTDTPEYLARNPNGRVPTLEDDGHAIWESHAILRYLAARDPHGRLTSDDLRVRATIDQWMDWQCAHLAPAVRALAVLVVKPRSTPPTAQEIEAARDGIVALLRLADRALGRRDYFAGQRFTIADIPLAISYNLWKIMEPACAQFPALDAWYARIGQRAAFSPMTGQRRV encoded by the coding sequence ATGCTGATTGTCTGGGGCCACCGTGGCTCGCCCAACGTGCAGAAGGTGCTGTGGGCCTGCGAGGAGCTGGGCCTGCACTATGTCCTGAAGGAGACCGGCGGTGCCGCCGGCGGCACGGATACGCCCGAATACCTGGCCAGGAATCCGAACGGTCGCGTGCCGACGCTCGAAGACGACGGCCATGCCATCTGGGAGTCGCATGCCATCCTACGCTACCTGGCTGCCAGGGATCCGCACGGGCGGCTGACCTCGGACGACCTGCGCGTGCGCGCCACCATCGATCAATGGATGGACTGGCAGTGCGCGCACCTGGCGCCGGCCGTGCGCGCGCTGGCGGTGCTCGTCGTCAAGCCGCGCAGTACGCCGCCCACCGCGCAGGAAATCGAGGCCGCGCGCGACGGCATCGTGGCGCTGCTGCGCCTGGCCGACCGCGCGCTCGGGCGGCGCGACTATTTCGCGGGCCAGCGCTTCACCATTGCCGATATCCCGCTCGCAATCAGCTACAACCTCTGGAAGATCATGGAGCCGGCGTGCGCACAGTTTCCGGCGCTGGACGCGTGGTACGCCCGCATCGGCCAGCGCGCTGCCTTCTCGCCGATGACGGGGCAGCGGCGCGTCTAG
- a CDS encoding GlcG/HbpS family heme-binding protein, translating into MDTEQHPNCLTLISYRQASQILESAMRQAQAHGSALSFVVIDSAGHLVAAARMDGAPFVTMEVARGKAFACVATGGQSGRALRQRYVDHPMVWGNIASLGYGAPLLPAIGSLPVWVDATLIGAVAASGGQAELEEETLTRAIESIGGSVTPPVRAQ; encoded by the coding sequence ATGGACACCGAACAACATCCCAATTGCCTCACGCTGATCAGCTACCGCCAGGCCAGCCAGATCCTTGAAAGCGCCATGCGGCAGGCGCAAGCCCATGGCAGCGCACTGAGCTTTGTCGTGATCGACAGCGCCGGGCACCTGGTTGCCGCCGCGCGCATGGACGGCGCGCCCTTTGTCACGATGGAAGTGGCGCGCGGCAAGGCCTTTGCCTGCGTGGCCACCGGCGGGCAGTCGGGGCGCGCGCTGCGCCAGCGCTATGTGGACCATCCGATGGTGTGGGGCAATATCGCCTCGCTGGGATACGGCGCGCCGCTGCTGCCTGCGATCGGCTCGCTGCCGGTCTGGGTCGACGCAACGCTGATCGGAGCTGTGGCGGCAAGCGGCGGCCAGGCCGAGCTCGAGGAAGAGACGCTGACGCGCGCGATCGAGTCGATCGGCGGCTCGGTGACGCCGCCCGTGCGCGCGCAATAG